The Thiogranum longum genome includes a region encoding these proteins:
- the hemL gene encoding glutamate-1-semialdehyde 2,1-aminomutase — translation MSKSEQLFKQAQKVIPGGVNSPVRAFKGVGGDPLFFTRGEGAWLYDADDRRYVDYVGSWGPMIAGHCHPDVVRAVQETAANGLGFGAPTEIETRMAELLCNMVPSLELVRMVSSGTEATMSAIRLARGFTNRDKIVKFEGCYHGHSDSLLVKAGSGALTLGVPTSPGVPADLAQHTMTLSYNDAEQVSKAFSEIGDQVAAIIVEPVAGNMNCIPPAEGFLQTLREVCDRHGSVLIFDEVMTGFRVAPGGAQQRYGVTPDLTTLGKVVGGGLPVGAFGGRRDIMEYIAPTGPVYQAGTLSGNPVAMAAGLATLALVQQPGFHEGLDQRAKQLVGGLKTRASSAGIALTSNQVGGMFGLFFTEADQVCDFAGVNDCNLERFKAFYHAMLEHGVYLAPSAFEAGFVSSAHDDEAIQTTLDAAEQAFASLS, via the coding sequence ATGAGCAAGTCGGAACAACTTTTCAAACAGGCACAAAAAGTCATACCCGGGGGTGTCAACTCACCGGTACGCGCATTCAAAGGGGTCGGTGGTGACCCGCTATTTTTCACGCGCGGCGAAGGGGCATGGTTGTATGACGCAGACGACCGGCGCTATGTCGATTATGTCGGCTCCTGGGGACCGATGATTGCCGGCCATTGTCATCCAGACGTGGTTCGCGCCGTGCAGGAAACTGCTGCCAACGGGCTCGGTTTCGGCGCACCCACCGAAATCGAAACCCGCATGGCGGAACTGTTGTGCAACATGGTGCCGTCTCTGGAACTGGTGCGTATGGTCAGCTCCGGAACCGAAGCCACCATGAGCGCCATCCGTCTCGCACGCGGCTTTACCAATCGCGACAAGATCGTCAAGTTCGAGGGCTGTTACCACGGTCACTCGGACTCCCTTCTGGTCAAGGCCGGCTCCGGGGCGCTGACACTCGGTGTACCTACCTCACCCGGTGTACCAGCCGACCTGGCACAGCACACGATGACACTGTCGTACAACGACGCAGAGCAGGTCAGCAAGGCCTTTTCGGAAATCGGTGACCAGGTGGCCGCCATAATCGTGGAACCCGTCGCCGGCAACATGAACTGCATCCCGCCGGCGGAAGGCTTTCTGCAGACCCTGCGTGAAGTCTGCGACCGGCATGGCAGTGTACTGATCTTTGACGAGGTCATGACCGGTTTCCGTGTGGCTCCCGGAGGTGCTCAACAACGCTACGGCGTCACCCCGGACCTCACCACACTGGGCAAGGTCGTCGGCGGTGGCCTGCCCGTCGGCGCCTTTGGCGGACGCCGCGACATTATGGAATATATCGCCCCTACCGGCCCTGTGTACCAGGCCGGCACCCTGTCGGGTAACCCGGTAGCCATGGCGGCCGGACTGGCCACCCTGGCGCTGGTACAACAGCCCGGTTTTCACGAGGGACTCGACCAGCGCGCAAAACAGCTTGTCGGAGGATTAAAAACCCGTGCTTCCAGCGCCGGCATAGCACTGACCAGCAACCAGGTCGGCGGCATGTTCGGGTTGTTCTTCACCGAGGCTGATCAGGTGTGTGACTTTGCCGGCGTGAATGACTGCAACCTGGAGCGCTTCAAGGCGTTTTACCACGCCATGCTGGAACATGGTGTATACCTTGCGCCATCAGCTTTCGAGGCAGGCTTTGTCTCCTCGGCACACGATGATGAAGCCATTCAAACCACACTGGATGCGGCAGAACAGGCCTTTGCCAGCCTGTCCTGA